From a single Raphanus sativus cultivar WK10039 chromosome 3, ASM80110v3, whole genome shotgun sequence genomic region:
- the LOC130509724 gene encoding uncharacterized protein LOC130509724, whose amino-acid sequence MRGSSSLVTLNHKILRPCRKLLIRITKSCPRRQTRHLKLKKASSSSSSKPGNKVTKVVALFFLSFHKKKQEKEKMKRLNELRSFSHAVSDQKKKASDQESSKKKVFPSRLTMSWLGHGKSNNNTHEVPQDQDPRRDSTSAFIP is encoded by the coding sequence ATGAGAGGGTCTTCATCGTTGGTAACGTTAAACCACAAGATTCTCCGGCCATGTAGGAAACTCCTGATCAGAATCACCAAGAGCTGTCCTCGGCGCCAAACCCGCCATTTGAAACTCAagaaagcttcttcttcttcttcaagtaaGCCAGGGAACAAAGTGACCAAAGTGGTGGCTTTGTTCTTCCTCTCTTTCCATaagaagaagcaagagaaagagaagatgaaacGGCTTAACGAGCTAAGGAGCTTCTCCCACGCTGTCagtgaccagaagaagaaggcCTCAGACCAAGAATCAAGCAAGAAGAAAGTGTTCCCATCAAGACTCACAATGTCTTGGCTTGGTCATGGTAAGAGTAACAACAACACACATGAAGTCCCCCAAGATCAGGATCCACGTAGAGACAGCACAAGCGCATTCATTCcttga